In the genome of Polaribacter sp. MED152, one region contains:
- a CDS encoding alpha/beta fold hydrolase: MKKLKKFLKYFFILLGLGLVLGYFSFYYFTKPKSDNQIISEFSELNIQPELAYEDFKGFSYRKIKITNGKNLPTMVFVHGTIGSSVDFIGYMSDSVLAKRANFISYDRVGYNYKDENETQESIAFERDLLQSITKDLEPKETIVVGYSYGGPIALADTNNYKKTILIAPAVYHKVEPQFWFINIYKWQLTRWLVPRVWKQAGKEKLSHVEDLQNFDDNWTANKNALLSIHGTADVIVPFSNSEYLEKQFPKNQFDLVKIPGGRHFLIWEDFDIIKEEFLKSLD, from the coding sequence ATGAAGAAATTAAAGAAATTTTTAAAATACTTCTTTATCTTGTTAGGTTTGGGCCTAGTTTTAGGCTATTTTTCGTTTTATTATTTTACAAAACCTAAGTCTGATAATCAAATTATAAGCGAATTTTCCGAGTTAAATATTCAGCCAGAACTAGCCTATGAAGATTTTAAGGGATTTTCTTATCGTAAAATTAAAATTACAAATGGAAAGAATTTGCCAACCATGGTTTTTGTACATGGCACAATTGGCTCTTCTGTAGATTTTATAGGTTATATGAGCGATTCTGTTTTGGCTAAAAGGGCTAATTTTATTAGTTATGATAGAGTTGGCTACAATTATAAAGATGAGAATGAAACTCAAGAATCGATTGCTTTTGAAAGAGATTTATTGCAAAGTATAACCAAAGATTTAGAACCAAAAGAAACAATTGTGGTTGGGTATTCTTATGGAGGTCCAATTGCATTGGCAGATACCAACAATTATAAAAAAACAATTCTTATAGCGCCAGCAGTGTATCATAAGGTAGAGCCACAGTTTTGGTTTATAAATATTTATAAATGGCAACTTACAAGATGGTTGGTTCCTAGAGTATGGAAACAAGCAGGTAAAGAAAAGTTGTCTCATGTAGAAGATTTACAAAATTTTGATGATAATTGGACAGCTAATAAGAATGCATTACTTAGCATTCATGGTACAGCAGATGTAATTGTACCTTTCTCTAATTCTGAATATTTAGAGAAGCAATTTCCAAAAAATCAATTTGATTTAGTAAAAATTCCTGGTGGAAGACACTTTCTAATTTGGGAAGATTTTGATATTATAAAAGAAGAATTCTTAAAAAGTTTAGATTGA
- a CDS encoding chorismate-binding protein, translated as MIIFNKIQEYFTSNMPFVAYSKPNENLLSAFFMQNDDLQLIENFEVSGFVFAPFNEVDDAVLFPLEEAEFLSENINFNLLETQNKSILESDYLDETRVNHISIVEKAIHKIKNTDLEKIVISRKELVRISNFDLLTVYKSLLKKYQNAFVYVWFHPKVGLWLGATPETLLHVEENHFKTMSLAGTQVYQENVAPVWKFKELEEQQLVTYFIKNQLRTISSNLKIDDTETIKAGNLLHLRTKVEGKLKSSSSLEVLIRAIHPTPAVCGLPRKEAKEFILKNEGYNRTYYTGFLGELNLVKPANSNEKTQLYVNLRCMSVKNDVATIYVGGGITKDSIAEKEFEETVSKSKTMKTVL; from the coding sequence TTGATTATTTTTAATAAAATACAAGAATATTTTACAAGTAATATGCCATTTGTGGCCTACAGTAAGCCAAATGAAAATTTGTTATCTGCTTTTTTTATGCAGAATGATGATTTGCAATTGATTGAAAATTTTGAAGTGTCAGGTTTTGTATTTGCGCCTTTTAATGAAGTTGATGATGCTGTTCTGTTTCCTCTTGAAGAAGCTGAATTCTTGAGTGAAAATATAAATTTCAATCTACTAGAAACTCAAAATAAATCTATCTTAGAAAGCGATTACCTTGATGAAACTAGAGTTAATCATATTTCAATAGTAGAAAAGGCAATTCATAAAATAAAAAATACAGATTTAGAGAAAATTGTTATATCTAGAAAAGAGTTAGTTCGTATTTCTAATTTTGATTTATTAACGGTTTATAAATCTTTATTAAAAAAATATCAAAACGCTTTTGTATATGTATGGTTTCACCCTAAAGTTGGTTTATGGTTGGGTGCAACTCCTGAAACCTTGTTACATGTGGAAGAAAATCATTTTAAAACTATGTCTTTGGCAGGTACACAAGTGTATCAAGAAAATGTAGCACCTGTTTGGAAATTTAAAGAATTGGAAGAGCAGCAGCTTGTTACTTACTTTATTAAAAATCAATTGAGAACTATTTCATCAAATTTAAAAATTGATGATACAGAAACTATTAAAGCAGGAAATTTATTGCATTTAAGAACTAAAGTAGAAGGGAAGCTCAAAAGTAGTTCTAGTTTAGAGGTTTTAATTAGAGCTATTCATCCAACTCCTGCTGTATGTGGTTTACCAAGAAAAGAGGCTAAAGAATTTATACTAAAAAACGAAGGTTATAATAGAACCTATTATACTGGATTTTTAGGAGAACTAAATTTAGTGAAACCAGCTAATTCTAATGAGAAAACGCAACTTTATGTAAATTTAAGATGCATGTCTGTAAAAAATGATGTTGCAACAATTTATGTAGGAGGTGGAATTACAAAAGATAGTATTGCAGAAAAGGAATTTGAAGAAACAGTTTCTAAAAGTAAAACCATGAAAACTGTTTTGTAA
- a CDS encoding PUR family DNA/RNA-binding protein: MAERVEQEEIFSQVLRAGRRTYFFDVRATKADDYYLTVTESKKFTHDDGSFHYQKHKIYLYKEDFSDFHEMLKKATDYIVAEKGDEVISERHQKDFKKEDNSNKEETTSAKSFTDVSFDDI, from the coding sequence ATGGCAGAGAGAGTTGAACAAGAAGAAATTTTTTCACAAGTACTTAGAGCTGGTAGAAGAACGTATTTTTTTGATGTAAGAGCAACCAAAGCAGATGATTATTATCTAACAGTAACTGAAAGCAAAAAGTTTACACACGATGATGGCTCTTTCCATTATCAAAAACACAAAATATATCTTTACAAAGAAGATTTCTCAGATTTTCATGAGATGTTAAAAAAAGCAACAGATTATATTGTTGCAGAAAAAGGAGATGAAGTAATTTCTGAACGTCATCAGAAAGACTTTAAGAAAGAAGATAATTCAAATAAAGAAGAAACTACCTCTGCAAAGAGTTTTACTGATGTTTCTTTCGACGATATTTAA
- a CDS encoding ABC transporter ATP-binding protein — translation MKALQYLNKYFSKYKWRIIIGLLITILSKLLALQVPRIIGNSFNIVEDYLDNTVKDLAAVKHELLMNVLIIIGVALLSGFFTFLMRQTIIVTSRLIEFDLKNEIYQQYQKLSLSFYKQNRTGDLMNRISEDVSKVRMYVGPAIMYTMNMIVLFAVGFTQMIQVDKQLTLYTLIPFPLLSISIFILSKVIHKRSTIVQQYLSKLTTFNQEFFSGIDVVKSYGIERSIIRDFDEIADESKEKNIDLQKANALFFPLMILLIGISNLIVIYVGGLRYINGEIQSGVIIEFIMYVNILTWPVAVVGWVTSMVQQAEASQARINEFLDEVPAIQNNNESPTPINGKVTFQNVSFTYEDTNITALKNIDLTVNAGETLAILGKTGSGKSTIIELISRLYDVTDGVILMDDKPIIDANLNDIRNQIGFVPQDPFLFSDTIGNNIKFGKEEASKEEIIEAAKNAVVHDNIVEFTNGYDTILGERGVTLSGGQKQRVSIARAIIKNPKILIFDDCLSAVDTETEEKILSNLEKVSKNKTTFIISHRVSSAKNADKIIVLDDGKISQQGTHNQLIETEGYYKDLYEQQLLEKEN, via the coding sequence TTGAAAGCATTACAATATCTTAATAAATACTTTTCGAAATATAAATGGCGAATTATAATAGGTTTGCTCATTACCATACTTTCTAAACTACTTGCATTGCAAGTACCTAGAATTATTGGTAACTCTTTTAATATAGTAGAAGATTATTTAGACAACACAGTTAAAGATTTAGCTGCTGTTAAACATGAGCTTTTAATGAATGTTCTTATAATAATAGGTGTGGCTTTACTAAGTGGATTTTTCACTTTTTTAATGAGACAAACTATAATTGTTACTTCTAGGTTAATTGAGTTTGATTTAAAAAATGAGATTTACCAACAATATCAAAAATTATCGTTGAGTTTTTACAAACAAAACAGAACTGGTGATTTAATGAATAGAATTAGCGAAGATGTTTCTAAAGTAAGAATGTATGTAGGGCCAGCAATTATGTACACTATGAATATGATTGTACTTTTTGCTGTTGGTTTTACTCAAATGATTCAGGTTGATAAGCAACTTACTCTATATACACTAATTCCTTTTCCTTTACTGTCGATTTCGATCTTTATTTTATCTAAAGTAATTCATAAAAGAAGTACAATTGTTCAGCAATACCTATCGAAACTTACCACCTTTAATCAAGAATTCTTTTCTGGAATTGATGTAGTAAAATCTTATGGAATAGAACGCTCAATCATTAGAGATTTTGACGAGATTGCTGATGAAAGTAAAGAGAAGAATATCGATTTACAAAAAGCAAATGCGCTTTTTTTCCCTTTAATGATTTTACTAATTGGTATTAGTAATTTGATTGTAATTTATGTTGGAGGTTTACGCTACATAAATGGCGAAATTCAGTCTGGAGTAATCATTGAATTTATAATGTATGTAAACATTTTAACTTGGCCAGTTGCTGTGGTTGGTTGGGTTACATCTATGGTGCAACAAGCAGAAGCATCGCAAGCTAGAATTAATGAATTTTTAGATGAAGTTCCAGCTATTCAGAATAACAATGAAAGCCCAACTCCTATTAATGGTAAAGTAACATTTCAAAATGTTTCTTTCACTTATGAAGACACAAATATTACAGCCTTAAAAAATATAGATTTAACCGTAAATGCAGGTGAAACCTTAGCTATTTTAGGTAAAACAGGCTCTGGTAAATCAACTATAATAGAGCTAATTTCTAGATTATATGATGTTACAGATGGAGTTATTTTAATGGATGATAAACCAATTATAGATGCCAATCTTAATGACATTAGAAACCAAATTGGTTTTGTACCTCAAGATCCATTCTTGTTTTCAGATACTATTGGTAACAACATTAAATTTGGTAAAGAAGAAGCAAGCAAAGAAGAAATTATTGAAGCTGCAAAAAATGCAGTTGTGCATGATAATATTGTAGAATTCACAAATGGCTATGACACTATTTTAGGTGAACGTGGAGTAACTTTATCTGGAGGACAAAAACAAAGAGTTTCTATTGCTAGAGCGATTATAAAGAATCCGAAGATTTTAATTTTTGATGACTGTTTATCTGCTGTAGATACTGAAACTGAAGAAAAAATACTTTCTAATTTAGAAAAGGTATCAAAGAACAAAACAACCTTTATTATAAGCCACAGAGTTTCATCTGCAAAAAATGCTGATAAAATTATAGTTTTAGATGATGGTAAAATTTCACAACAAGGAACTCATAATCAACTAATAGAAACAGAAGGCTACTACAAAGACCTGTATGAGCAGCAACTTTTAGAAAAAGAAAATTAA
- the nusB gene encoding transcription antitermination factor NusB, with protein sequence MINRRHIRVKVMQSVYAMQQSHNDDMVREEKFLKHSILKIFDLYVLNIQLLVEVQKLASKKIELSKKKILATSDDLKPNTKFIDNKVINSIAESISMESYLEVNKLNNWSLDDEYVKIIFDELQKSDLYKDYLENKEDSFKVDKTFVHDFYKEIIAPNEKLADYYEDKMISWVDDIPFVNTWVLKTLSKQKESKSFILGNLYKDKDDEDFVADLFRKTMLKHKTYEQDITDKTPNWETDRIADIDMILIKMAITEFVNFPSIPVRVTINEYIEIAKDYSTTKSSYFINGVLDKISKEFTKDKRIVKIGRGLL encoded by the coding sequence ATGATTAACAGAAGACATATTCGAGTTAAAGTAATGCAATCTGTATATGCCATGCAACAGTCTCATAATGATGATATGGTAAGAGAAGAAAAGTTTTTAAAACACAGTATTTTAAAAATTTTCGATTTATATGTTTTAAACATACAGCTGCTTGTAGAAGTACAAAAATTAGCCTCAAAAAAGATTGAGTTGTCTAAAAAGAAAATTTTAGCAACTTCAGATGATCTTAAGCCAAACACAAAATTTATTGACAATAAAGTAATTAATTCCATTGCAGAAAGCATTAGCATGGAAAGTTATTTGGAAGTGAACAAACTAAACAATTGGTCTTTAGATGACGAGTATGTAAAAATTATTTTTGATGAACTTCAAAAAAGTGATTTATATAAGGATTACTTAGAAAATAAAGAAGATTCATTTAAAGTTGATAAAACTTTTGTGCACGATTTTTACAAAGAAATAATAGCACCAAACGAAAAGTTGGCAGATTATTATGAAGATAAAATGATTTCTTGGGTAGATGATATTCCTTTTGTGAATACTTGGGTTTTAAAAACTTTAAGTAAGCAAAAAGAGTCTAAAAGTTTTATTTTAGGCAATTTATACAAAGATAAAGACGATGAAGATTTTGTTGCAGATTTGTTTAGAAAAACAATGTTAAAGCACAAAACTTACGAACAAGATATTACAGACAAAACTCCTAATTGGGAAACAGATAGAATTGCTGATATTGATATGATCTTAATAAAAATGGCAATTACAGAATTTGTAAATTTTCCATCAATACCTGTAAGAGTAACTATTAATGAATACATAGAAATAGCAAAAGATTATTCTACAACCAAGAGTAGTTATTTTATAAACGGAGTTTTAGATAAAATTTCTAAAGAGTTTACAAAAGATAAAAGAATCGTAAAAATAGGAAGAGGTTTATTATAA
- a CDS encoding DUF1573 domain-containing protein translates to MKRSTILIAFLATSMAFISCGNNSNASSKINKDNLENAKNRDVEIKDTAASVTFDETEYDFGTVTEGEIVETVFKLTNSGNTDLVITDAQVTCGCTVPVWPKKPIKPGATEEIQVRFNTNGKSNRQQKNITLITNTESGREILTLKGMVTPKA, encoded by the coding sequence ATGAAAAGATCAACAATTTTAATAGCGTTTTTAGCAACATCAATGGCTTTTATTTCTTGTGGGAATAACAGTAATGCATCATCTAAAATTAATAAGGATAACTTAGAAAATGCAAAAAACAGAGATGTAGAAATTAAAGACACAGCAGCATCAGTAACTTTTGACGAAACTGAATATGACTTTGGTACTGTAACAGAAGGTGAAATTGTAGAAACTGTTTTTAAATTAACAAACTCTGGTAATACAGATTTAGTAATTACAGATGCACAAGTAACTTGTGGTTGTACAGTTCCTGTTTGGCCTAAAAAACCAATTAAACCAGGAGCAACAGAAGAAATTCAAGTAAGATTTAATACAAATGGTAAAAGTAATAGACAACAAAAGAATATTACTTTAATTACAAATACTGAATCTGGAAGAGAAATATTAACGCTTAAAGGTATGGTTACCCCAAAAGCATAA
- the yajC gene encoding preprotein translocase subunit YajC: MDSGSLASMLPFLAMILVLYFFMIRPQMQRQKKEKAFQAEIKKGTRVITASGIHGKIVEINATDNTITLETGAGKIKFERSAISMELSKKLLAPAKK; the protein is encoded by the coding sequence ATGGATTCAGGAAGTTTAGCAAGTATGTTGCCATTTTTGGCAATGATTTTAGTCTTATATTTTTTTATGATAAGACCACAAATGCAACGTCAAAAGAAAGAAAAAGCATTTCAAGCAGAAATTAAAAAAGGAACAAGAGTAATTACTGCTAGTGGTATTCATGGTAAAATTGTAGAAATTAATGCTACAGATAATACTATAACATTAGAAACAGGAGCAGGTAAAATTAAATTTGAACGTTCTGCAATTTCTATGGAATTAAGTAAAAAATTATTAGCACCAGCTAAAAAATAA
- a CDS encoding CdaR family protein — protein MKTSKKIPKTFFVFVVISFFIWLLITFSKEYVTEVTLPVQYSNIPQNKLLQKAPIKELNLSIKATGFKIAITELRKKIITIDASKLQQKKANQYYILTRNQFLNIQKQLMNGVDLQEIEKDTINLNIDELASKYVALKPNLELEYHIGYDLLNEVSIQPDSILISGPSSQIESISQLELENLTLTDIKSDFSHELSILQPKDLENIKLTTSTVTINGSVDKFTEGTINVPFTINNLPDNVNVTILNEEIQIVFVVALSNFNEVSKSSFKVECDYEMSANNDLSYLIPKITLKPSFVRSVKLYPSKIDFLIQK, from the coding sequence TTGAAAACTTCTAAAAAAATACCTAAAACATTTTTCGTTTTTGTTGTAATATCATTCTTTATTTGGTTGTTAATAACCTTTTCTAAAGAATATGTTACAGAGGTTACTTTACCAGTACAATATTCAAATATTCCTCAGAATAAATTGCTTCAAAAAGCACCTATAAAAGAGCTAAATTTATCTATAAAAGCAACAGGATTTAAAATTGCAATAACAGAATTACGCAAGAAAATAATTACTATAGATGCTTCGAAATTGCAACAAAAGAAAGCAAATCAATATTACATTCTAACCAGAAATCAATTTTTAAATATTCAAAAGCAGCTAATGAATGGCGTTGATTTGCAAGAAATTGAGAAAGATACCATCAATTTAAATATAGATGAATTAGCTTCTAAATACGTTGCTCTTAAGCCAAATTTAGAGCTAGAGTATCATATTGGTTATGATTTGTTGAATGAAGTTTCAATTCAGCCAGATTCAATTCTAATTTCTGGTCCTTCTTCTCAAATAGAAAGTATAAGTCAGTTAGAATTAGAGAACTTAACCTTAACTGATATTAAATCAGATTTTAGCCATGAGTTGTCAATACTTCAACCAAAAGATTTAGAAAACATAAAACTAACTACTTCAACTGTCACAATTAATGGTAGTGTAGATAAGTTTACAGAGGGTACTATAAATGTACCTTTCACCATCAATAATTTACCAGATAATGTGAATGTGACAATATTAAATGAAGAAATACAAATAGTATTTGTTGTGGCATTGTCTAATTTTAATGAAGTATCTAAATCTTCATTTAAGGTTGAGTGCGATTATGAAATGTCTGCCAATAACGATTTAAGTTATTTGATACCTAAGATTACACTTAAACCAAGTTTTGTAAGAAGTGTAAAACTTTATCCTTCTAAAATTGATTTCCTAATTCAGAAATAG
- the coaE gene encoding dephospho-CoA kinase (Dephospho-CoA kinase (CoaE) performs the final step in coenzyme A biosynthesis.) yields the protein MKIVGLTGGIGSGKTTVANLFAEFNNVAVYIADVEAKKLMNSSAVIKEKVELEFGKESYKNNELDRNYISNIVFKDKSKLQILNKIVHPEVRKHFQDFIKKQTNKAFIIYEAAILFESKSNLLCDFIITVYVDLETKIERVISRDNTTKKEVFNRMKNQLKDTPKLLQSNYVIFNKNIPETKLQVEKIHKILTEKA from the coding sequence ATGAAAATAGTTGGTTTAACAGGGGGAATTGGAAGTGGTAAAACTACTGTTGCAAATTTATTTGCTGAATTCAACAATGTTGCAGTTTATATAGCTGATGTTGAAGCTAAGAAATTAATGAACAGCTCTGCAGTTATTAAAGAAAAAGTAGAACTTGAATTTGGTAAAGAATCTTATAAAAACAATGAGTTAGACAGAAATTATATTTCAAATATTGTATTTAAAGATAAATCGAAACTTCAAATCTTAAATAAAATTGTGCATCCAGAGGTAAGGAAGCATTTTCAAGATTTTATTAAAAAACAAACAAATAAAGCATTCATAATTTATGAAGCTGCTATTTTATTTGAAAGCAAAAGTAATTTATTGTGCGATTTTATAATTACGGTTTACGTAGACTTAGAAACTAAAATTGAGCGAGTTATTTCTAGAGATAATACCACTAAAAAAGAGGTGTTCAATCGTATGAAAAATCAGTTAAAAGATACTCCAAAATTACTACAATCTAACTACGTGATTTTCAATAAAAACATTCCAGAGACGAAACTTCAAGTCGAAAAAATCCACAAAATTTTAACAGAAAAAGCGTAA
- a CDS encoding sensor histidine kinase KdpD, giving the protein MSISLIGIIAVQLYWIDNAVKSKKQQFSNDVKISLIRVAERINEKEQDLIDRKIEGMIENIGLANAAQIKNYFFQEIDTTSKQTFSLGATYLEENFKLPVEEFLDNDSIILKRISGKKDFFQTKTFSGIDSKSTSEGIRTSFTKRYTNLEKEYNYETFRSLFEKKPINQRVSNRELNATIKDELNKKNIFLDFKYGVYGVDGLATKLKSGYYTIDKKDSYRHPLFFDSDNLPIHYLYVTFPTEDKHILSGISGILLLSLFFIFIIIIAFSSSLYQLIKQKKISEIKTDFINNMTHEFKTPIATINLAIDSIKNPKIIADQEKVIRYVNMIRDENKRMHTQVENVLRISRLEKNQLEISKETVDIHDIIEEAISHVHLLINDRGGSVETHFEALTPEIIGNEFHLTNVVVNMLENAIKYTEGAPKIDVYTESTNKFFIFKIKDEGIGMTKSVQKNVFDKFYREQKGNIHDVKGHGLGLAYVKEIVDKHHGTVFVESEKGKGSIFTVKLPLI; this is encoded by the coding sequence ATGAGCATTTCCTTGATAGGAATTATTGCTGTGCAACTCTATTGGATAGACAATGCTGTAAAGAGTAAAAAGCAACAATTTAGCAACGATGTTAAGATTTCTTTAATTAGAGTTGCTGAGCGAATTAATGAAAAAGAGCAAGATTTAATTGACAGAAAAATAGAGGGTATGATTGAAAATATTGGTTTGGCAAATGCAGCGCAAATCAAGAATTACTTCTTTCAAGAAATAGATACTACCTCAAAACAAACCTTTTCTTTAGGAGCTACTTATTTAGAAGAAAATTTTAAGCTTCCAGTAGAAGAGTTTTTAGATAATGATAGTATTATTTTAAAGCGTATTTCTGGTAAAAAGGATTTTTTCCAAACAAAAACTTTTTCGGGTATAGATAGCAAATCAACATCAGAAGGTATAAGAACTTCGTTTACCAAACGTTATACAAACTTAGAAAAAGAGTACAATTACGAAACCTTTAGAAGTTTATTTGAGAAAAAACCAATTAACCAGAGAGTAAGTAATAGAGAATTAAATGCAACTATAAAAGACGAATTAAATAAGAAAAATATTTTCTTAGATTTTAAATATGGTGTTTATGGTGTAGATGGTTTGGCAACAAAGTTAAAGTCTGGTTATTATACAATTGATAAGAAAGATAGTTACAGACATCCTTTGTTTTTTGATTCAGACAATCTGCCAATTCACTATTTATACGTAACATTTCCTACAGAAGACAAACATATTCTTTCAGGAATTTCAGGTATTTTATTGTTATCTCTGTTTTTTATTTTTATTATCATAATAGCTTTTTCAAGTTCATTATACCAATTAATAAAGCAAAAGAAAATTTCAGAAATTAAAACGGATTTCATTAATAATATGACTCATGAGTTTAAGACGCCAATTGCAACAATTAACTTGGCAATAGACTCTATTAAAAATCCAAAAATAATAGCAGATCAAGAAAAAGTAATTCGTTATGTAAATATGATTCGTGACGAAAATAAACGAATGCATACACAAGTAGAAAATGTGTTACGAATTTCTAGATTAGAAAAGAATCAATTGGAGATTAGTAAGGAAACTGTAGATATTCACGACATAATAGAAGAGGCTATTAGTCATGTTCATTTGCTAATCAATGATAGAGGAGGAAGTGTAGAAACACATTTTGAAGCTTTAACTCCAGAGATTATTGGTAATGAGTTTCATTTAACTAATGTGGTTGTAAACATGTTAGAAAATGCAATAAAATATACAGAAGGTGCACCAAAAATTGATGTTTATACAGAAAGCACCAATAAGTTTTTCATCTTTAAAATAAAAGATGAAGGAATAGGAATGACAAAGAGTGTTCAAAAGAATGTTTTTGATAAATTTTATAGAGAGCAAAAAGGTAACATACATGATGTAAAAGGTCATGGATTAGGCCTGGCTTATGTAAAAGAAATTGTTGATAAACATCATGGAACAGTTTTTGTAGAAAGTGAAAAAGGAAAAGGAAGCATATTTACAGTAAAATTACCTTTAATTTAA
- a CDS encoding response regulator transcription factor codes for MGSKKILLVEDDPNFGTVLKDYLALNDYNVTHAKDGIEGLIMFKNSDYDLCILDVMMPRKDGFSLAQDIRSTNKEVPIIFLTAKTLKEDVLKGYSVGADDYLNKPFDSEVLLHKIKAILQRKESDKSTESEQFEFNIGSFFFNSKLRHLSVGEDGEPSKLSPKESKLLRMLAIHKNDLMPRELALTKIWRDDNYFTSRSMDVYIAKLRKYLKEDDQVEILNIHGEGFRLVDKS; via the coding sequence ATGGGAAGTAAAAAGATTTTGTTAGTAGAAGACGATCCAAATTTTGGAACGGTTTTAAAAGACTATTTAGCGTTAAACGATTATAACGTTACACATGCCAAAGATGGTATAGAAGGCTTAATCATGTTTAAAAACAGTGATTATGATTTATGTATTTTAGATGTAATGATGCCAAGAAAAGATGGTTTTTCTTTAGCCCAAGACATTAGATCTACAAATAAAGAAGTGCCAATTATATTTTTAACCGCTAAAACATTAAAAGAAGATGTTTTAAAAGGTTACTCGGTTGGTGCAGATGATTATTTAAATAAACCATTTGATTCTGAGGTTTTATTGCACAAGATTAAAGCAATTTTACAAAGAAAAGAATCAGATAAATCTACAGAATCAGAACAATTTGAATTTAATATTGGTTCATTCTTTTTCAATTCTAAATTAAGACATTTATCTGTTGGTGAAGATGGTGAACCTAGTAAATTATCGCCAAAAGAAAGTAAATTATTACGAATGTTGGCAATTCACAAAAACGATTTAATGCCAAGAGAATTGGCTTTAACTAAGATTTGGAGAGATGATAACTACTTCACTTCTAGAAGTATGGATGTTTATATCGCCAAACTTCGTAAATATTTAAAAGAAGACGATCAGGTTGAAATTTTAAATATTCATGGAGAAGGATTTAGATTAGTAGATAAATCTTAA
- a CDS encoding L-threonylcarbamoyladenylate synthase, whose amino-acid sequence MADFIRIYNENPNPKEIQKAVKVLKNGGLIIYPTDTVYGLGCDITNTKALEKIALIKGIKLDKANFSFVCNDLSHLSDYVKQLDSPTFKLLKRALPGPYTFILPGSNNLPKVFKKRKTVGIRIPDNNIARTLVEALGNPIVSSSIRDDDDILEYTTDPELIYEKWNNLVDLVIDGGYGDNQASTIIDLTDNVPEVIREGKGSLDVL is encoded by the coding sequence ATGGCTGATTTTATTCGAATTTATAACGAAAACCCTAATCCTAAAGAAATTCAAAAAGCGGTTAAGGTTTTAAAAAACGGAGGTTTAATAATCTATCCAACAGACACTGTTTATGGTTTGGGGTGTGATATTACAAATACAAAAGCCTTAGAAAAAATAGCTTTGATTAAAGGTATAAAGTTAGATAAGGCAAATTTTTCTTTTGTTTGTAATGATTTAAGTCACCTTTCAGATTACGTTAAACAATTAGATTCGCCAACCTTTAAATTGCTCAAAAGAGCTTTACCTGGGCCTTATACCTTCATTTTACCAGGAAGTAATAATTTGCCAAAAGTCTTTAAGAAAAGAAAAACAGTTGGTATCCGAATTCCTGATAACAATATTGCTAGAACATTAGTTGAGGCATTAGGTAACCCAATTGTATCTTCATCTATTAGAGATGATGATGATATTTTAGAGTATACTACAGATCCAGAATTGATTTACGAAAAATGGAATAATTTGGTAGATTTAGTAATTGATGGTGGTTATGGAGATAATCAAGCATCAACAATTATTGATTTAACAGATAATGTACCAGAAGTAATTAGAGAAGGTAAAGGGAGTTTAGATGTACTTTAA